Genomic DNA from Phyllopteryx taeniolatus isolate TA_2022b chromosome 10, UOR_Ptae_1.2, whole genome shotgun sequence:
gacacctGAAAATTTTTACATTGTGAAAAAGAATGCATAATGGgctgaaaacatttacattgtgaaataaaaaaatgcataataggTCTCCTTTAAGAAGACAGGGTTCAGCTTTTGGATGACTGTTATTATTAGCCTTCCGTCGTCGTCAAggtaacctaaaaaaaaaaaaggacagcgGGGAGCCGCAAACATTCCGTTATCAGCGCATCCACACTATCGGCCAAATGCTTTTTCAGCCGAGTCATAACAAAAGATTAGCGATCTGGAAGGTGCAGTAAACACCTCATTCAGGTTCCTTGCTCGTAAATGAGCCCTCGTCCTTGTGACATCACGCCAAACGGGCCACGCCTTGGCCTCCTCTTCACTAAACCTCAGGTTTACCTTTCTGTTTATGTTAGCGGACCAGCGGTTTTTGAACTGAAAATGGATTTGGATCCTGAATGACACCTTTTCCCCgggtgctctggtttcctcccacattccaaaaacatgcatgttaagttcattgaagactacaaaattgtccataggtgcgaCTGTTTGTTTCGGCTACACTTTTTGCATAACCTGCTGTTTTTGCTGAACATCAAAATTCAcaagtgtttgatccatgaGTCAGCCAATACATGTCGTGGTTCAATTGGAATTGGTATTTCAACAGTACTCTTCATCATTCTGTTCATATTTTGGCATCATGAGACCCAGACGACGCCCGACGGATCAACAGTACAAATCTAAGAGGAAGAGGgcagacgagaacaggtggggaCAATAACCAAAATGAGCGCACCAGACgtgaacaacatgggacacaggaaaacatgaaacaaatattaatataatctaaactaaaacagaccatgacagaGCAACCTTTTTAAAACTGAGTGCTGCTACTTGGGTACTAATTCATGGAAACGGCTACCAGTTTGATTCGCATTTCTTAAACTACAAATTTAATGATGCTATTAATAATTAACGGTTATTCAAGACGCCAATCATGGTAATTATTTCCCACAATTatgatcaacaatgatttaacagaTAAAcaggaaacagataaatatcaatatgcgaTTGTGATTAGTGTGTACAGTTTGACCTGcttctctcccaaagtcagctaagaTTGGTTCCATCTTACCCTTGCATGGccctaacgaggacaagcgcGACAGGAACTGCAGTTCATCCACCCATTCGTGAATGAATCTGTTTGCATGATGACTTTTGAAAACACTGAGGAGAAAAACTGAAAACGTTCCGGACAAAACCTAATGACACACCAGTTTGGAAACCTTTCGCAATAAACGTCAAAATAGGTTTGGAAGAGACGTCAACGCTAATCTGTCAGCCAGCGACGTGCTCGCCAACAGCTGTCTGCAAATGCACCCAGCCCGACAGCCCCCGTGAGGGGCCGGGCCCGGCGTTTTGTCGTTACTTCGGCCGTCTCGCTCAGTCGGGATCCTGTCAGCGGCGGCCCGGTCTCCAGGTGACGCCACCCTCTGCCCCCATTTCTTTCGCCGCTTTCATCCGCCTGTCTCGGCCGCCTTGAAGACGTGACTTGGCTCATTTTGGAAAAATTCCTGCCTTGGCTGTTTTCATAAGCGTGCTTTGTGTTTTACTGCAGGTgcttaaagattttttttctcccctttttcaccccccccccccccccccccgcctctgTCTTCTTTATGAACAAACAGTCGAGCCCCGGCCTGGTATCGGACTTCCTATCTTGTGTTTGCTGGGCAACCAGACAACTGTTTTGGCACACACCGTGTGTCACGCTTGGTCTGCGACCGTCACTTGTCTCCATTCTTTGGAGACATTTAACTCACAATCACGAAGGCCATTGAAGCGGCCACGGTTCACTTCACAGAGCACAGTGGGGCCGCAGACGTCCCGACTGTAAACATTGATGCAAGCTGCCGGTATTGAATATTTAAGTAAGGACAGACTCCCTGGCAGAAgatttttccaaacattttaagCCACGTGCCCTTGTTTCTACATCCCGACGGAGTTGGCGCACCCCCTTATAAAAACTATAAACGTCAAAACAAAACCTGTTTATGTACACTTGGGGGAAGCGTCATAAAATTTCAGCCGCTTAGTACTGCTgcttcaaattgtatttatcgTTACAACCGTGTTTAGCATCTCGGAGAGTTGCAGTTGTCGTTTGACTTCTCCCATCTGGCGTGTGacacaacagaaaacaaaacacgagAAGACGCAAACTGCCAAACAACGAAAAAGGAGAtgaaagatgaagaaaaagaaacactttttaatcattaattttggattcagcacatcaaaattgtcctcaatcagctaaaaaaaaaaattgacaaatttgttgttgaccaaagTTATTGATTCAAATTTTGATTATCACTCCGACTGCATTTCGCATCTCAGAGCGCAGTACTTGTCTTTTAGCTACTCCTATAAGAACCTGAACATGATATAAAACATGATAAAATTCCTCATGTTAATATTGACGTTCTAAATCTTAGCGTTATTACCATATTTAGCATCTCAAAGAGTAGTTGTCTCTTGACTTCTATCTGGTGCGTGACAGCAGTATAAAAACATTAAGCCGACGCAAACAAGAGATAACATTTCAGACGGTTCGTATGACTGTTTCAAACTTGAGTGAAAAGTACAACAAACTACTAGCgatatttgaatgtagcctcatttcaGCCCCGCCACCTCGCGTCTCTGCACAAACAGTTCACTAAATTTGGACAACAAAATACATAGAACCAGGAAGAGACCAGTGAGTCGCACTCACCTTTCCGCCTCAGAGTCGGCCACAAGCTCGTCGACGGCCCGCTGGAATGTTACTGTACAATCCATTTCCCATATTTGGGCTATTTAGACATTCATAGATTGACTCTCTAACATCAACTAGTAGAAAtgtgtcaatttaatttaaaaaaaacaacaacaccttgGTTgtatccagaaaaggcccccctgatagctacttctgtttgacccagttttgtatccgctttgtccatatttggctaagaccgtcCCCTTAAATGGAGAAATTCCAATGACCGGATtgcaggcctcttggcagataaatgtctggaactcaggaatgcatggacgatttgaattaatatttcacgtttactgaagcaccatagagccaatataatatatataatatattactagaaaaagttgcttTGGTAAAACATGGCAcctttaaaaatataagagaggtgatcaacttacctgacgACCCAGTGAGAACGGTGAGCTGCCGTTCGCGGTGGTTTTCCACGCTATGCAGCCGTCTGCATATATTATAGGGTACACACCATCGTTATATATGTTTACCCTTGGTTTGAAGTAGGAAGCTGTCCAAgcccttctttttaacttttgttactATAATGAGCTCAAAAAACTACAATACTCTCCTTTTGCGCAAGACTGCTGCGTCCCCAGTCAAAGCTCGTGAGCACGAGGTGCACGTGGGCAAACGAATGACAGACTAGTCGGTCACGCCTCCTGTCACTAcactctctgattggctattcttaTCACACTGtgcccagttgtaaaataataaataagataAAATTTGAGGCATAAAATGGGGCCAGAGCGAGGTGATTTTCCAAAATATCCTTTTGATAATATTTTACTGTCAGGCCATGCAGACAGTTTAAACatatatggaaaaaaattgtgtttgtgtgttgttgtttttttaacagcaaATTGTCCCTTTTACGTCTCTGAGAGTAGTAGTTGTCTTTGTGACTTGCAGACTGAGTTACTTACTGTAGAAGTAATAATGTGACTTAGATGTAATAATTGTGACCTTGTTTTGAATCTCCAGTTGAATattaatagatttaaaaaaataaaaataagctcCTTGATACttgatacttgttttttttaatgaggtgTTGTTTATATAACATTTCCATaaagtaaataatcattttttgcATCGCTGTATaatccattcattcatgcaAGTCAATATTTATTGAATTCAAACAACAATTGAATTGCTCGATACTCCTGTTTTCTACTAAATTAAGACATGTTTCTATAACAAAtccaaacaagaacaaaaaaagaaaccttgtaCAAACTGTTTATCCCACACTAATCCACATGTAAAAGGTGGGCTAATGTGTTGCTCTCAATGCAACATTTGCTACTTTATAGACAATGCAGAGCTTCATTGGGCTGTCTAAATAAAGCTGAGGCTTATCCTACATGTTTATTTAACTGCAGTTTGACCCGGCCCGCTGCCGCACCGCGTCACGCCATTCCCAGCTGTTGTGTGCAGCGACTGCCGTTTAGTCACGTATTAAAACTTCTGTCGGATTTCTTATTTATATACGCAATATGTACGAGTTGATGCACGCCAGCAGCGTCCCTGGTTTGATGAGGTTTCTAACAGCCCTTATTAAACCTTACTAAATGCACAGGCCATGTTTTAAGTCACATGTTAGCATTCCTAACTATCATAAGCCAACAAATGGTGTGTACGGTACCGTACAATAAAACCAAAGTAAATTAAAGCTACTTTTTCGAGACGACATATAGCggatatggccttaaaaaaaGCTTCGATTCACACTTCAGCATCCCCAGATTCATCTATTTGCAGAGTTTTTaatgtgtatttgtttatgtatttattgatttattgatgtatttatttatttattttttgtagggGGAAGCCCTAGCCCCGTTTTTCAGGGAAACCGCTAATTGGCAGTATTTTCCCGCTTATTCATGCTTTTtccagaaaataatatttttccagtggcaattataatggccatcAATTATTCACttattttcgctatttgcggtctctatcccctgcaaataatgggggtccactgtatacagtagAGAGTaccacttcaacatacttccttgacaccaattattactttcctattagccagggctttggcaccatcttgcgGCAGCTTGGAGTATTACAGAAAAGAGTGTAAAAAACCGCAAATATGCTAATTTTTTAAGCGAATATCTGAGGTTAagttccacacaaaaaaaaacaacgcaaataggtgaatttgggAATAGACAACTGCAAACAGGCAGGGGTTGACTGTCCTTGAAATGTATCTCAATTTCagccattcccccccccccccccccccccccccccaaaaaaaaaggcgtTGAGTGAACTGCTGAAATGCAGATGTGCCTTCCCTTCAAAGTGTTCGGCCATGCGTGAAGACAAGTCATTCCTGTCAAGTCCAAATCGGCGCTTTTGGCCCCCGCATGTGAGTCAACACCTGCTGTGCAAACGCAGTGGCGTAAGGCTCGAAAGGTAACTGACAAGCCGTTCAACTGGCTGGCGTGTCACAATTTCACTCGGGGCGGGCACGGTTCGACGGCAATTAAAACATAAGAGAGGTCAAGGTGATTTTTGCATGCTCTGTTTAAGCAGAGTAATACAAAGACGTACAGTATGAGGTGATGAATAAGACAAACtgagcataaaaaaaagaatttgcacATGATTTATTTGCCGTCTGGCTCTCAGGACAACAGAGCCCATGCCATATCATACaattgaataataattaataataataatttctccTCTTctcatgttttaaaatgtgatgtatctcattttattgtctgtatttttttttaataaccacaGTAATGCCTATTTGATGTAGTCCATACAAGCCACCTGGTATTAGTGAAGCgctatttcaaaaataaatgttgcaaTTTGGGAATACACCAGATCAAGGGTGCGCAAACATTTGTGCTCAGGGGTCACATTTGATTTGGAAAACAAACAGGTCATTTATAGTCTCTGTCTaatctgagaaaaaaagaaaaaaaaaacacgcacacaaacagaaGGTGTATTTTAGTGTAGTTAATTTATCATGTTTTGCTATGTTGTTTGATTTTGATGATGCGGGAAATGTTAGTCCCTTTTCCACCAAacagcccaggaactttgagttcctggtagcgAAAGGTTCTTATGGCCTAAGTGGTTTGCGTCTCCACTGCACGTATTAGTTCAGTGTCGCTTATCCAAATGAAAGAGTTGTTCATTACTTACACTTGCTAgatctaaataataataataataataataataataatagttgcaGGCAAATCAATTTTTCAAGTTAGtcttattttatccatccatccatctatccattttctgtaccgcttatcctcactaactTAATCtaagtttaaaatatatttgatatctttaaaacctaaccctaatcCTTTcattatccaggtaaggcaaattagaaatgattgtcatttgcaatgccaacctggttGCAGATAGGGTCTCTGAACAACCGCCACCCCCACAATGGATGGAGTTGAATAAATACTATTTTgtccatttattatttatttttttccctcaatccACTTTACGACAGCGCTCTCTAGCGTTTATCCAGAGGAAAATGTACAATTTCTTTTGGCCCGCCTCCTCTGCGGTTCTATTGGCTGCAGCGTTTGGCGCCTTTGTCGCCCTCTGCGTCCTCTCCATTCGCTGGGCGACACGTCCGTCCGAGCGGCCTACGGAAGTACAACAATAAAGATGGAGGGCGATATTTCAGACATGAACAGacctcaaatgtatttatttggtgAGCTTTAGCCTTTAACAAACAATTAGTTGTTACGCATTTTCGACTCACACACGTAATTCGTTTAGCTAAAAGACGCTGGCTGTGTAACAGGTTCATTTAACCGCCCCAATTGTGCTCTTTTGTTAGCTCGCCGGGGATAGAGGATACAAAAATGGCAAACAGGCGTAGCTCAAGTTGCTCCACGTCTTTGTcgactattttttattttattattattattatttattttttgtatgcaCACATGCATGTTCGTTACATGTCCCATGTCTTTGTCCAGGTTGCACCCTCAAATCGGACAAACGGGAGTACAAAGTTGACGTCGACGACGATGAAACGGAACAACAGCTGTCCCTCAAAGCGGTGAGGTGTCCATTTAAAagtctgtgggaaaaaaaacgttaaaaaaaaaattgcgttTGTTCACAATTTGTTGCCAGCAGTACTGTACACTCACATCGCCAACTTCTCTGTATTGGACGACAAGTGATCATGTTTAGCGTAGCTCTTGCTTATGTGCATTGGAAAATCAATGggtaaaattgcaatttttttaaaaatgagacaTGTTCGtgcttccattcatccattttctacaccgcttaccCTCATTGAGTGAGCTGGAATCTATCCTGGCTGACCTTTGGCGAGAAGCAAAATAGACTCCGTATAGACAAataaccgttcacactcacgttcaagGATTCAAGGACTTTAAAGTGTCATACCAACACATATTTAAAGATGATATGGCATGAAATTTGATACCGGAGGTCCCAGATTAGCCAATTAAGTctcaatattttattatcaatAAGTCTGTTATGTGTTCAACATAACAACCAACATCAGCTCAATCCCCAACATGCACAGATTTTAATTTCTCAGTCATCGGCGCCATCTggtggggttcactgtacataaAGAAATGCAACTAACTTTAATCGTAATTCCACCGAACTGTATTAGTAGCATAGCTATCTTGTTTTTACACTCTGAATGAAGTTGTACGCTGCACCCTGTTGCTGTTTCAGGCCTGCCTGGGAGCCGAGGCTGAGGACAAGTTCCACATGGTGGAGGTGGAGGCCCTCACTTACGATGGCAAGGCCACCAAAGTACCACTGGTTGTGCTGAAACCGTCCGTTCTGCCCTCTGTGAGTCAAAACCAGTCAGGAAATATACATTTGCAAGGCATTAAGCCTTTCTGCATGTTCGCCCTGTTGGGCCGCCATGAGTGAAGTGGTTGTCAGAACCGGTACTGGCCCAATATATGAATGATATAATATGTTAGgttttagtgattatttcaAATTTAGTGTCTTAATACTATATTACTTAAGCCCCTTTAAGAAATGATTAATACAGTTGCATTTACTATGACTGACCTCACTAATATCAAGGCGTTGCTATTGGAAAAAATCAACattaatgctttaaaaaaaaatcaattacaaaattattcaaTGGTTTACTTAGAACTGACATTCCAATCATAGAGATAAATAACCGCGACATACGGTATATATGGTATCTAGGATTTACACACATGGGTGTATGCCGATAAGTGTTACGACAGTAACGACACTCTGCTGTAAAGTGTCGTGGTGTTTTGGTGCACTTTGGCCAGTTTGCGGTGATCAATTTTGTGAGGTAAGAAACAGAAAACTTTTGGTAAAAACTTGGAATTTGTACTGGCCAGCATGTATAGGCCATCAGGTCACCGTTAACGTTGACTCCTGCATTTGGCATACatttgtacgtgtgtgtgtgtgtgtgtgtgcgctgaaTCCTATTATGGAAACTCAATATGAAtgaattttttccccattttctaGATGGGTTTAGGTGGATTCGAGATCACGCCGCCGGTTACATTACGTCTCCTGTCAGGTTCCGGACCGGTGCACATCAGCGGACAGCATTTTGTCAGTGAGTATTAACGAGCCAGCTCTTTTCATAA
This window encodes:
- the fgf24 gene encoding fibroblast growth factor 24 isoform X5 gives rise to the protein MEGDISDMNRPQMYLFGCTLKSDKREYKVDVDDDETEQQLSLKAACLGAEAEDKFHMVEVEALTYDGKATKVPLVVLKPSVLPSMGLGGFEITPPVTLRLLSGSGPVHISGQHFVSVKDSDNEEEEHNTSPVKRPAGLMLEKKASLKKLKMDSDEDSDEDDDDDDDDEDSDENEATPQKTVKKGPETLKKANKSLMKQNGPAATPSGSGVRQQIKQTHLTSKMVSWGKV
- the fgf24 gene encoding fibroblast growth factor 24 isoform X10 → MEGDISDMNRPQMYLFGCTLKSDKREYKVDVDDDETEQQLSLKAACLGAEAEDKFHMVEVEALTYDGKATKVPLVVLKPSVLPSMGLGGFEITPPVTLRLLSGSGPVHISGQHFVSVKDSDNEEEEHNTSPVKRPAGLMLEKKASLKKLKMDSDEDSDEDDDDDDDDEDSDENEATPQKTVKKVFAVSAH